Genomic window (Candidatus Cloacimonadota bacterium):
GAAAAAAAATCTGAAAAGCTCTCTTCCGCAAACTCTTGCACTTGAGACTTTCAGAGTTGGTTGCCTTAATCCTTGAATGTACTGAGCAGTAAGAAAATAATAATGTGAAAAAAATCTGAAAAGCTCTCTTCCGCAAACTCTTGCACTTGAGACTTTCAGAGTTGGTTGCCTTAAACCTTGAAAAAGTTACAAAAAGAGTAATTCTTTCAATCGATCTTTTCAATGGTTGAGTATTAGATAAACCTTGAAAAGGTTCACCAGGAAGAAGAGTCTTATAAACCTTTTCAAGGTAAGTTAAATTTGGAGTGATAATGAAATATAATCCTGTAGAATTGATTATAAAAAAACGAAGTAGAAAGAAACTTACAAAAGATGAGATAAGCTTTTTTATCGAATCATATCTGGACGGAAAAATCCCAGAATATCAGATGGCAGCTTTGCTGATGGCGATTTACTTTAAAAAAATGGATCCGGAAGAAATTCAGACCTTAACAGAAATTTATATAAATTCTGGCAAAAAAATAACTTTTCCCAAAGAAATGAACACAGTCGATAAACATTCTACAGGCGGAGTTGGAGACAAGATCAGCATTGTGCTTGCTCCGATCGTAGCAGCCTGCGGAGCCAAAATTCCCATGATCTCAGGCCGCGGCTTGGGACACACAGGTGGAACGCTGGACAAATTGGAATCCATTCCCGGTTTTCGAACAGACTATTCTTACACTGAATTCAAGAAAATGGTCAATGAAGTAGGATTCAGCATCATCAGTCAGTCTGTTGAGTTAGTTCCTGCCGATAAAAGGATTTATGCACTTCGAGATGTAACAGGAACAGTAGAAAGTTTACCACTGATCACCGCCAGCATCATGAGTAAAAAAATTGCAGAAGGTGCACAAAATCTAGTAATCGATCTAAAAGTTGGAACAGGAGCTTTCATCAAGAAAATGAGTGTGGCAGAGCAATTGGCCGATCTACTTATTAAGACAGGAGAAAATCTGGGACAGAAGGTTTCTGTTGTATTTTCCAATATGAATTCTCCTCTGGGAAATTACGTTGGCAATGCGCTTGAAATTAAGGAATGTGTGGAGTTCCTGCAGGGAAATTATGCTGATGATATTTATAAAATAACCAAAGCTCTAGCAGAAGAAATGCTGCTTTTAACTGAAATTGCAGAAGATCGCAAACAAGCTGGAAGTCTATTCAATGAAGTATTAGAGAATGGTGAAGCTTTGAAATTTTTTAGAAACTTCGTTAAAACACAAAATGGAAATCCAAAAATCTGTGAAGACACTTCCCTGCTTCCTAAAGCAAAATACGAGATTCCAATTATCTGCACAAAATCTGGCTGGATCAAAACCATCGATACACAGAAAATCGGTTATGCTCTCATCGATATTGACGCTGGTCGGCGGACTATCAAATCTAAGCTGAATTACGCTTCTGGAGCTTATCTTCCTTTCAAAGTAGGAGAAAAAATTACCGAAGGTGCAGAACTGGGAAAAGTTTTATGTGATAATAAAAAATCGGGAAAGCTTGTAGCAGAAAAAATCGCTGCCAGTTATCGCATAACATCTTCCAAACAGAAATATGACGACAGCTACCAGCAGGAAATGGAAATGATCTACGGTTTGGAAAGCGGATTGGATGAAGAAGAATAATTTTTGAATTTTATTCAATTTAAGCTAAACTCACATCAAATAATGCCTTCCAAAAATCTTGACACATAAACCGCACAAAATAGTGTGTCTTTTCTTGTAATGTTAATTGAGTGTAATTGAGTGTTAGATAAGAAGTTAAGTGTAAATAATTTATAATAAAATACAAAATATAAGGAGCATAAAATGGCTGTACCAAAAAGAAAAACTTCAAAATCCAGAAGAGATAAAAGAAGAACCCATTATAAAGCTGAAATGCCAGCAATTACAACCTGTCCGAATTGCGGTGAAGCTGTAAGGCCACACAATATTTGCGCAAACTGTGGTCATTATAAAGGCAAGAAGGTAGTAGAGATAAAAGAATAATCTTTACACCGGATTTTTTTTAATGCGCATAGCAATAGACGCTTTTGGTAGTGATAGTGCACCTTCCCCCGAAGTGGAAGGTGCAATTCTTGCAATTAAAGAGGGTATTTGTGATAAAATCTTCCTGGTTGGAAAACAGGAGATCCTGAATAAAGAGCTGGAAAAATATTATTACGAAAAAGATAAAATCGAAGTGGTAAATGCTACAGAAACCATTTCTATGCACGATTCCCCT
Coding sequences:
- a CDS encoding thymidine phosphorylase, which produces MMKYNPVELIIKKRSRKKLTKDEISFFIESYLDGKIPEYQMAALLMAIYFKKMDPEEIQTLTEIYINSGKKITFPKEMNTVDKHSTGGVGDKISIVLAPIVAACGAKIPMISGRGLGHTGGTLDKLESIPGFRTDYSYTEFKKMVNEVGFSIISQSVELVPADKRIYALRDVTGTVESLPLITASIMSKKIAEGAQNLVIDLKVGTGAFIKKMSVAEQLADLLIKTGENLGQKVSVVFSNMNSPLGNYVGNALEIKECVEFLQGNYADDIYKITKALAEEMLLLTEIAEDRKQAGSLFNEVLENGEALKFFRNFVKTQNGNPKICEDTSLLPKAKYEIPIICTKSGWIKTIDTQKIGYALIDIDAGRRTIKSKLNYASGAYLPFKVGEKITEGAELGKVLCDNKKSGKLVAEKIAASYRITSSKQKYDDSYQQEMEMIYGLESGLDEEE
- the rpmF gene encoding 50S ribosomal protein L32 — protein: MAVPKRKTSKSRRDKRRTHYKAEMPAITTCPNCGEAVRPHNICANCGHYKGKKVVEIKE